A stretch of Spirochaeta cellobiosiphila DSM 17781 DNA encodes these proteins:
- a CDS encoding Pr6Pr family membrane protein, with the protein MESKKIMWKYFRFLFSLMILGTQLILWIDSWTNGSLEALNFFGYWTNQGNILGAIALLISAKYTLKDRPFHIEIIRFIATVNIVMVTVLYWSFVNGDDVGVRFLWANYMVHLITGLILLADWIIEGPKISVQMPNVYIAGFYPLFWLIVTGIRFLIDGWVPYAVLEPKNGFISIAVICLIFFISSFVFGTILILLKRFRILKPSL; encoded by the coding sequence ATGGAAAGCAAGAAAATTATGTGGAAATATTTTAGGTTCCTATTTTCTTTAATGATCTTGGGTACTCAGCTAATTCTATGGATTGATTCATGGACAAACGGATCATTAGAGGCATTGAATTTTTTTGGATACTGGACAAATCAAGGAAATATTCTAGGAGCAATTGCTTTACTAATATCAGCAAAATATACATTAAAGGATCGTCCCTTTCATATTGAAATTATCAGGTTTATAGCAACTGTGAATATTGTTATGGTAACTGTATTATATTGGTCTTTTGTTAATGGAGATGATGTTGGTGTACGCTTCCTATGGGCAAATTATATGGTTCATCTTATCACTGGTTTAATACTTTTAGCTGACTGGATTATAGAAGGACCAAAAATCTCAGTTCAAATGCCGAATGTTTATATAGCAGGGTTCTATCCTCTATTTTGGCTTATTGTAACGGGGATACGTTTTCTAATTGATGGATGGGTTCCCTATGCTGTTCTTGAACCAAAGAATGGTTTTATATCTATAGCTGTTATTTGCCTTATTTTCTTCATATCATCATTTGTTTTTGGAACTATTTTGATATTGTTAAAGCGATTTAGAATATTGAAACCATCACTATAA
- a CDS encoding SPFH domain-containing protein produces the protein MRTIRGLFFVVRQYERAVMETFGKYSKYLHPGLHIQIPLVQLTRTRDIREHTMDIAPQQVITSDNVEIEVDGIMWVMPGNDEEYIKRTFYNIDRWKDAVLELAQTNLRQEFGHLTLDESLVAREQISKNMQISLDDLTENWGLKVTKVEIKLIDPPEDIKKAMHKQKTAEQERRAMKLIATGRFEAAEQDKLAAIQIADGKKEAEIKIAEGKAKAIELVNDAANKYFVGNAKELKQLEITETSLKDNSKIILSQDGITPTLLIGDLPVKTEKKSL, from the coding sequence ATGAGAACAATTAGAGGCTTATTTTTTGTAGTAAGACAATACGAAAGGGCTGTGATGGAGACTTTTGGTAAATATAGTAAGTATCTTCATCCTGGCTTACATATTCAAATACCCTTGGTTCAGTTAACGAGGACAAGAGATATCCGTGAACATACAATGGACATTGCTCCTCAACAAGTTATAACCAGTGACAATGTCGAGATCGAAGTAGATGGCATCATGTGGGTTATGCCTGGTAATGATGAAGAGTACATCAAAAGAACCTTCTATAATATCGATAGATGGAAAGATGCTGTATTGGAACTGGCTCAGACGAATCTTCGGCAAGAGTTCGGACACCTAACATTAGATGAAAGTCTTGTGGCTCGCGAACAAATATCCAAGAATATGCAAATATCTCTGGATGATTTAACAGAAAACTGGGGACTTAAAGTTACAAAAGTCGAGATTAAGTTAATTGATCCTCCTGAAGATATCAAAAAAGCCATGCACAAACAGAAGACGGCAGAACAAGAGCGTCGTGCCATGAAGTTAATTGCTACCGGACGCTTCGAAGCTGCTGAGCAGGATAAGTTAGCAGCTATACAAATAGCAGATGGAAAGAAAGAAGCAGAGATAAAAATAGCCGAAGGAAAAGCAAAGGCTATTGAATTAGTAAACGATGCAGCAAACAAATACTTCGTAGGTAATGCCAAGGAACTAAAACAATTGGAGATTACCGAAACATCATTAAAAGATAATTCCAAAATCATTCTCTCACAAGATGGAATAACTCCAACATTGTTAATAGGTGACTTACCAGTCAAAACTGAGAAGAAGTCCTTGTAG
- a CDS encoding DUF5655 domain-containing protein: MKSIFLSKESDNMLIELSDVYKMAEYIHFYQEQHQQLSLLLIERLSAHLDFKLKIQKATVHFVKDDSFAVIGLRRSKASIFVEFHVSKFIKNPRVEKTLTGRKGQLIHRVTVHNGEDIDETLLTWIKDSYRLNSDRSLSSHSDN; this comes from the coding sequence GTGAAATCTATATTCCTATCGAAGGAGAGTGATAACATGCTTATAGAACTTAGTGATGTTTATAAAATGGCTGAATACATTCATTTCTACCAAGAGCAGCATCAACAGTTGTCTTTATTATTAATTGAGCGCTTATCTGCACATTTGGATTTCAAGTTAAAGATACAAAAAGCCACCGTACATTTTGTTAAAGATGATTCTTTTGCTGTTATAGGATTACGAAGATCAAAAGCGAGTATCTTTGTAGAATTCCATGTGTCAAAGTTTATTAAGAATCCCAGAGTAGAAAAAACACTAACAGGAAGAAAGGGACAGCTCATTCATAGAGTAACGGTTCATAATGGGGAAGATATTGATGAAACTTTACTCACATGGATAAAGGACTCCTATCGGCTAAATTCTGATAGGAGTCTGTCTAGCCATTCTGATAATTAG
- a CDS encoding AraC family transcriptional regulator → MRNRELVYQSLNIIEGHLKENINVFTLSQEFGFSLYYFSRIFKAVTDFSLKEYILLRKVHEAYRDIINSDKKIIDVAFEYGFSSHESFTRAFSRLLGFNPSLARKKENIVSYFAPLTWEVLENKQQNHIQEPELIQLGAFYLIGIPFYYDIALHNDLSKPWHNLISNASLLKDRIIPERFYQLQYWFPDQEDGLYYFFIALQMHNITDIPIQFTAKMIPAQRYLRFFHRGKSNSVGDTYKYIYYQYLPDTSYKLPHHYNFEYYGKQFLGPYDEESESEIYIPIEGE, encoded by the coding sequence ATGAGGAACCGTGAACTCGTCTATCAGTCATTAAATATCATAGAGGGGCATTTGAAGGAAAACATAAATGTATTCACCTTGTCCCAAGAGTTTGGTTTCTCATTATATTATTTTAGTCGAATTTTTAAAGCCGTAACAGACTTTTCCTTAAAAGAATATATTCTTCTTAGAAAGGTTCATGAAGCCTATCGTGATATCATAAATTCAGATAAGAAAATCATTGATGTGGCTTTTGAATATGGTTTTTCTTCTCATGAATCATTTACTCGGGCTTTTAGCCGATTATTAGGATTCAATCCCTCCCTTGCTCGTAAAAAGGAGAACATTGTTAGCTATTTTGCTCCTCTTACTTGGGAGGTTCTTGAGAACAAACAACAAAATCATATTCAAGAACCAGAGTTAATTCAACTAGGAGCCTTTTATCTGATAGGTATTCCTTTTTATTATGATATTGCCTTGCATAATGATTTATCCAAACCATGGCATAATTTAATCAGTAATGCTTCTCTCCTGAAGGATAGGATTATTCCTGAAAGATTCTATCAATTACAATATTGGTTCCCTGATCAAGAGGATGGCCTATACTATTTCTTTATAGCGCTTCAAATGCATAACATAACAGATATACCTATACAGTTTACCGCTAAGATGATACCTGCTCAAAGATATTTAAGATTTTTCCATAGAGGAAAATCCAATTCAGTGGGTGACACATATAAATACATCTATTATCAATACCTTCCCGATACTTCCTATAAACTTCCTCATCACTATAATTTTGAATATTATGGGAAGCAATTCTTAGGGCCATACGATGAGGAGTCAGAAAGTGAAATCTATATTCCTATCGAAGGAGAGTGA
- a CDS encoding TrmO family methyltransferase domain-containing protein, whose amino-acid sequence MELVEIGTVAELRDGYSIRVTDEFKKGLTNIDGFTFLKIIWWANHSTEYSHPDNWVIDKPYTNGPDRLGVFATRSQIRPNPLCITNIIVKDIDYHRGIIYTYYIDAYPGSPILDIKPYLPACDRVLEAGIPSWCLHWPSSVEESSSFDWESEFNFSNN is encoded by the coding sequence ATGGAATTAGTAGAAATAGGAACAGTGGCAGAGCTTAGGGACGGCTATAGTATTAGAGTTACTGATGAATTTAAGAAAGGTCTAACGAATATAGATGGATTTACTTTTTTAAAGATTATATGGTGGGCTAATCATTCAACAGAATATTCTCATCCAGATAATTGGGTGATAGACAAACCTTATACAAACGGTCCTGATCGCTTAGGTGTATTCGCCACACGATCTCAGATCCGTCCCAACCCTCTCTGTATAACAAACATAATTGTGAAGGACATTGATTATCATAGGGGAATCATATACACCTATTACATAGATGCCTATCCAGGGTCACCAATTCTTGATATTAAGCCATATCTTCCTGCCTGTGATCGAGTATTAGAAGCGGGTATTCCTTCCTGGTGTCTCCATTGGCCATCTTCTGTGGAAGAGTCATCAAGCTTTGATTGGGAATCTGAATTTAATTTTAGTAATAATTAA